In one window of Arctopsyche grandis isolate Sample6627 chromosome 6, ASM5162203v2, whole genome shotgun sequence DNA:
- the Nop10 gene encoding nop10 ribonucleoprotein, protein MYLRYYLNEKGERVYTLKRTDPENNPTLSAHPARFSPQDTYSRQRIIIKKRFGLLVTQQPEPIY, encoded by the exons ATGTATTTGCGATATTATCTCAACGAAAAAGGAGAGAGGGTGTACACTCTTAAG CGTACGGACCCTGAAAATAATCCTACTCTCTCTGCCCATCCAG ctCGCTTCTCTCCGCAAGACACATATTCGAGACAGCGGATAATTATCAAGAAGCGATTCGGACTCCTCGTGACACAACAACCAGAGCCCATTTATTGA
- the LOC143913560 gene encoding kelch-like protein 36 produces the protein MRFVRLSLLPLEFIVNEVMTFCLSCAECMTTIRQEIINKNDKSLVPRETPRRIIQKMALVGGWRINEANTIDIFDGLKNSWTVSKNIGINKTWFASVLVGYWIVIIGGLKSQALLTSVTFSGVAKWSSNTGDWETDVAPLLVAVTWHSASVIADKIYITGGETSENGKTISSNKVQMYSVETNSWTYRAQMIQGRYNHSSVAFKGKLYVAGGYDWETSSRLDSVEHYHPNANVWTAFTKLTQAASGISLGCFQNKLFSMGGFDGKSYLSDVWEYDETNKSWKASTSLSRERRSAVAYVIPYDSII, from the exons ATGAGATTCGTGAGGTTATCCTTGCTGCCGTTGGag tttatCGTCAACGAAGTAATGACGTTTTGTCTTTCGTGTGCAGAGTGTATGACCACTATTAGACAAGAAATTATAAACAAGAATGATAAATCACTCGTCCCAAGAGAGACCCCTCGtagaataatacaaaaaatggcACTGGTTGGGGGATGGAGAATTAAT GAAGCAAACACCATCGATATATTTGACGGATTAAAGAACAGTTGGACTGTATCCAAAAATATTGGCATTAATAAAACATGGTTTGCGTCTGTCCTCGTGGGATATTGGATCGTTATCATCGGCGGATTAAAATCACAAGCTTTATTGACTTCAGTAACGTTTTCCGGTGTTGCGAA GTGGAGCAGCAACACTGGGGATTGGGAGACGGACGTCGCTCCATTGTTGGTGGCAGTTACTTGGCATAGTGCTTCTGTCATCgccgataaaatatacataacaggCGGGGAAACAAGTGAAAACGGAAAAACCATATCCTCGAATAAAGTGCAGATGTATTCAGTGGAGACCAATTCTTGGACTTACCGCGCTCAGATGATACAGGGAAGATATAATCATTCg AGCGTCGCATTCAAAGGGAAACTTTACGTCGCTGGTGGATATGATTGGGAAACTTCTTCTCGTTTAGACAGTGTGGAGCATTACCATCCGAATGCAAATGTGTGGACTGCATTCACCAAACTAACGCAAGCTGCATCCGGAATCAGTCTCGgctgtttccaaaataaactgtTTAGCATGG gtGGATTCGATGGAAAAAGTTATTTAAGTGATGTTTGGGAATACGACGAGACGAATAAATCTTGGAAAGCTTCAACTAGTCTAAGCAGAGAGAGAAGATCTGCAGTTGCTTATGTCATTCcatatgattcgattatttga